In Jeotgalibaca arthritidis, a single genomic region encodes these proteins:
- a CDS encoding superoxide dismutase: MAYTLPDLPYDYDALEPHIDTETMHLHHDKHHATYVSNANAALEKHPELAEKSVEELLAAIDSVPEDVQTALRNNAGGHANHSLFWEVLSPNGGGEPTGAIKAAIDEAFGSFDAFKEKFAAAATTRFGSGWAWLVVTDGKLEVTSTPNQDSPLMEGKTPVLGLDVWEHAYYLNFKNVRPNYISAFWNIVNWDEVNKRYEAAK; encoded by the coding sequence ATGGCATACACTTTACCAGATCTACCATACGATTACGATGCATTGGAGCCACATATTGATACTGAAACCATGCATTTGCACCATGACAAACATCATGCAACTTACGTGAGCAATGCGAACGCAGCATTGGAAAAACATCCGGAATTAGCTGAGAAATCAGTTGAAGAATTGCTAGCTGCAATTGATTCAGTACCTGAAGATGTTCAAACAGCGTTAAGAAATAATGCTGGTGGTCACGCAAACCACAGTTTATTCTGGGAAGTTCTTTCTCCAAATGGCGGCGGAGAGCCAACAGGCGCAATCAAAGCTGCAATTGATGAAGCTTTCGGAAGCTTCGATGCATTCAAAGAAAAATTTGCTGCAGCAGCAACAACTCGCTTTGGTTCAGGTTGGGCTTGGTTAGTTGTGACTGACGGTAAATTAGAAGTAACATCTACACCAAACCAAGACAGCCCATTAATGGAAGGTAAAACACCTGTATTAGGCTTAGATGTTTGGGAACATGCTTACTACTTAAACTTCAAAAACGTTCGTCCGAACTACATTAGCGCATTCTGGAATATCGTTAACTGGGATGAAGTTAACAAACGTTACGAAGCAGCTAAATAA
- a CDS encoding metal-dependent hydrolase — MKLSWHGQSCVMIETANKKKILIDPFITGNPLSDLNANTVACDVIIITHGHNDHIGDTEAIAKRTNALIVSTVEIADYFSKKGLETHGMQPGGGHQFDFAYIKLTPAIHGSSYEEADGTVVPLGLAIGVLIQNQGKTIYHAGDTALFSDMTLIGESMAIDLALLPIGDNYTMGPVDAARAVQFLQAKRAVPIHYNTFPLIKQDPFAFTALLDEGVGLVLQVGEGLEI; from the coding sequence ATGAAATTATCTTGGCATGGACAATCGTGTGTTATGATTGAAACAGCAAATAAAAAGAAAATTCTTATTGACCCATTTATAACAGGGAATCCTTTGTCTGACTTAAATGCTAATACAGTTGCTTGTGATGTCATTATCATTACGCATGGTCATAACGACCACATTGGTGATACTGAAGCTATTGCGAAGCGGACAAATGCTCTAATTGTTTCTACAGTAGAAATAGCAGACTATTTTAGCAAGAAAGGGCTAGAAACCCATGGCATGCAGCCGGGTGGTGGTCATCAATTTGATTTTGCTTATATCAAATTAACACCAGCCATTCATGGCTCTAGCTATGAAGAGGCTGATGGCACAGTCGTTCCTCTAGGTCTTGCAATTGGTGTATTAATTCAAAACCAAGGCAAGACGATTTATCATGCTGGTGATACAGCCTTGTTTTCAGATATGACTTTAATTGGAGAAAGCATGGCAATTGACTTGGCTTTATTACCAATCGGTGATAACTATACTATGGGGCCTGTGGATGCTGCACGAGCAGTTCAATTTTTACAAGCAAAAAGAGCGGTTCCGATTCATTACAATACCTTCCCGCTCATTAAACAAGATCCTTTCGCTTTCACAGCCTTATTAGATGAAGGGGTTGGGCTTGTTTTACAAGTAGGCGAAGGCCTAGAGATTTAA
- the zwf gene encoding glucose-6-phosphate dehydrogenase yields the protein MNTDISALFTIFGATGDLAHRKLYPSLFRLFKKGFINENFAVIGTARREWSDDYFRDVIADSVKDLVDDQEELDRFKSHFYYISHNVNDAANYVELKKLSEQLDDKYSLNHNRIFYLAMAPEFFGTIGDMLKQNGLITQDGFSRLIIEKPFGSDLASATELNEQLARSFREDQIYRIDHYLGKEMVQNISAVRFSNMIFESLWNNKYIENIQITLSETVGVEDRGGYYDRTGALRDMVQNHVLQIIALLVMEPPMSLSGTDVRTEKIKALRSLRVYKTKKEVWDNFIRGQYTHSAAHEAYLQEPNVNPESDTETFVAGKIQVDNFRWAGVPFYIRTGKRMAQKETYIHVQFKHVSMNLFPSEDVEEVAEPNILTIHISPLEGFSLRLNTKRVGQGTEMKNIRMHQILDKETQANSPEAYERLLLDCLNGDPTNFTHWHEVEQSWRFIDQIRKVWDEQPDPIRLYESGSMGPKESYELLERDGYRWTEFNWKPKKEEI from the coding sequence ATGAATACCGATATTAGCGCATTATTCACTATTTTTGGAGCAACTGGTGACTTAGCGCATCGTAAGCTTTACCCATCCCTGTTCCGACTTTTCAAAAAAGGATTTATTAACGAAAACTTTGCAGTGATTGGAACTGCTCGTCGTGAATGGTCCGATGATTATTTCCGAGATGTGATTGCCGACTCTGTAAAAGACTTGGTAGACGATCAAGAAGAACTCGATCGTTTTAAATCTCATTTTTATTATATTTCTCACAACGTTAATGATGCAGCAAATTATGTTGAATTAAAAAAACTATCTGAACAACTTGATGACAAATACTCATTGAATCATAACCGTATCTTTTATTTGGCAATGGCGCCAGAATTCTTCGGAACAATTGGTGATATGCTGAAACAAAATGGTTTGATTACTCAAGATGGCTTTAGCCGTTTAATTATTGAAAAACCGTTTGGGAGCGACCTAGCTTCAGCAACTGAATTGAACGAACAGCTTGCACGTTCATTCCGCGAAGATCAGATTTATCGAATTGACCACTATCTTGGAAAAGAAATGGTTCAAAATATTTCTGCCGTCCGCTTCTCTAACATGATTTTTGAATCATTATGGAATAATAAATACATTGAGAATATTCAGATTACACTGTCAGAGACCGTTGGAGTTGAGGACCGTGGCGGTTATTATGACCGAACAGGTGCCTTGAGAGATATGGTTCAAAACCACGTCCTTCAAATTATCGCCCTGTTAGTTATGGAACCCCCAATGTCCCTTTCAGGTACAGATGTCAGAACAGAAAAAATCAAAGCTCTACGTTCATTGCGTGTTTATAAAACGAAGAAAGAAGTTTGGGATAACTTCATTCGCGGTCAATACACACACAGTGCAGCCCATGAAGCTTATTTACAAGAACCAAATGTTAATCCAGAATCTGATACAGAAACCTTTGTTGCTGGAAAAATCCAAGTTGATAATTTCCGTTGGGCAGGCGTTCCCTTCTATATTCGAACTGGTAAACGCATGGCACAAAAAGAAACTTATATACATGTTCAATTCAAACATGTATCCATGAATCTTTTCCCTTCAGAAGATGTAGAGGAAGTGGCAGAACCAAATATTCTGACCATCCATATTTCTCCACTAGAAGGATTCTCACTGCGCCTCAATACAAAACGTGTTGGGCAAGGTACCGAAATGAAAAACATTCGTATGCACCAAATTTTAGATAAGGAAACGCAAGCAAACAGTCCTGAAGCCTATGAACGCTTGTTATTAGACTGTTTGAATGGCGATCCAACTAACTTCACCCACTGGCATGAAGTTGAACAATCATGGCGCTTCATTGACCAAATCCGCAAGGTTTGGGATGAGCAACCTGATCCAATCCGACTTTATGAAAGTGGCTCTATGGGACCAAAAGAAAGCTACGAGTTATTAGAACGTGATGGCTATCGTTGGACTGAGTTTAATTGGAAGCCAAAAAAAGAAGAAATCTAG
- a CDS encoding DEAD/DEAH box helicase: protein MNFKQYNFQPFIGEALEELGFKEPTDIQQRIIPIIQANKSVVGRSQTGSGKSHSFLLPIINKVDATKDDVQTVITAPSRELAEQLYQVALQLAAHAEQEIRVVNYVGGTDKKRQLEKLENSQPHIVIGTPGRILDLINEQGLKVHTASTFVVDEADMTLDLGFLHDVDQIAGRLPKDLQMLVFSATIPQKLQPFLMKYMEKPQVINLEPKNIIAPSITNYLLPAKGKSKMAVLEDVLGIGQQYFTLIFANTKQNVNEIADSLKEKGYDCAVLHGDVPARERKRIMRRVHNLEYQLMVATDLAARGIDIEGVSHVINYEIPKDSDFFVHRIGRTGRNNLPGTAITLYSPDEEKAVNELEGIGIHFQTVRIKDGGFEEVDDRRNRDRDRKLLKSQTEADPRIRGMVKKAKKKVKPNYKRKLNDQIKKQLKKNKGTDFNRKKKK, encoded by the coding sequence ATGAATTTTAAACAATATAACTTTCAGCCTTTTATTGGAGAAGCACTTGAAGAATTAGGGTTTAAAGAACCAACTGATATTCAACAACGTATCATTCCTATTATTCAAGCCAATAAAAGTGTTGTCGGTCGATCGCAAACGGGATCGGGAAAAAGCCATAGTTTCTTATTGCCGATTATAAACAAAGTAGATGCTACAAAAGATGACGTTCAAACAGTTATCACTGCGCCTAGCCGTGAGCTAGCTGAACAACTCTATCAGGTAGCATTACAATTAGCCGCTCATGCTGAACAAGAAATCAGAGTTGTTAATTATGTGGGCGGAACAGATAAAAAACGTCAATTAGAAAAATTAGAAAACAGCCAACCACATATTGTTATTGGAACACCAGGCCGTATTTTAGATTTGATTAATGAACAAGGATTAAAAGTCCATACAGCGTCAACCTTTGTTGTCGATGAAGCAGATATGACACTAGATTTAGGATTTTTACATGACGTTGATCAAATTGCTGGTCGATTACCGAAAGATTTACAAATGTTAGTTTTCTCGGCAACGATTCCTCAAAAACTACAACCATTCCTAATGAAGTATATGGAAAAACCACAAGTGATTAATCTAGAGCCTAAAAATATTATTGCACCATCTATTACAAACTATTTGTTACCAGCAAAAGGGAAATCTAAGATGGCTGTATTAGAAGATGTTTTAGGAATTGGACAACAGTACTTTACCTTAATATTTGCTAATACCAAACAAAATGTTAACGAAATTGCTGATAGCTTGAAGGAAAAAGGCTACGATTGTGCTGTTTTGCATGGAGATGTACCAGCTCGTGAACGTAAACGAATTATGAGACGTGTTCATAATTTAGAATACCAATTAATGGTTGCAACGGACTTAGCAGCTCGTGGGATTGATATTGAAGGTGTGTCACATGTTATCAATTATGAGATTCCAAAAGATAGTGACTTTTTCGTTCACCGTATTGGCCGTACTGGACGTAATAATTTACCGGGAACTGCGATTACCCTTTATTCGCCAGATGAAGAAAAAGCAGTGAATGAATTAGAAGGAATAGGTATTCATTTCCAGACTGTTCGGATTAAAGATGGTGGCTTTGAAGAAGTTGATGACCGTCGTAACCGTGATCGTGACCGCAAGTTGCTTAAGAGCCAAACTGAAGCAGATCCACGTATTAGAGGTATGGTTAAGAAGGCTAAGAAAAAAGTAAAACCAAACTATAAGCGTAAATTAAACGATCAAATCAAGAAGCAATTGAAAAAGAATAAAGGTACCGATTTTAATCGTAAGAAAAAGAAATAA
- a CDS encoding DRTGG domain-containing protein: MATKHEQIIQYIETLPVGEKLSVRSIAKNMNMSEGTAYRAIKDAENTGLVSTIERVGTIRIERKSKDNIETLSFGQISNIIEGDVLGGRNGLDKTLSKFIIGAMQQDAMDRYVSPGSLMIVGNRNNIQKYALEKGAAVLITGGFDTDEDILKLADEVKMPILRTTYDTFTVATMINRAMTDQLIKKEIMLVNDIFTRLEDTKFLYMDQTILDYRQLNESSKHSRFPIVNHNMRLVGMITAKDTLGKLDSLSMERVMTKDPVIAKTHMSVASVAHRMIWDGLEVLPVVKDNLQLLGIISRQDVMKAMQLAQRQPQVGNTIEDQILSGLEVVERETPGDELPVYRFQVTPQMTNNIGTVSFGVLCEVISNVTKKILHQFQKRNAVIEQMDVHHFKMIQIDSIIDIRTNIFELGRRSSKLDVEVYLENSIVAKAIVVCQIMERT, encoded by the coding sequence ATGGCAACTAAACACGAACAGATTATTCAATATATCGAAACACTGCCAGTTGGTGAAAAACTTTCTGTGCGATCTATTGCAAAAAATATGAACATGTCTGAAGGAACCGCTTATCGAGCGATTAAGGATGCTGAAAATACAGGGTTAGTTTCAACTATTGAACGGGTTGGAACCATCCGAATTGAACGAAAATCAAAAGATAACATTGAGACCCTGTCTTTTGGGCAAATTTCTAATATTATCGAAGGAGATGTTCTAGGCGGAAGAAATGGTTTAGATAAAACCTTGAGTAAATTTATTATTGGTGCCATGCAACAAGATGCTATGGATCGCTATGTTAGTCCAGGTTCGTTGATGATTGTTGGTAACAGAAATAATATTCAGAAATATGCCTTAGAAAAAGGCGCTGCTGTATTGATCACGGGTGGTTTTGATACAGATGAAGATATTTTAAAATTGGCCGATGAGGTAAAAATGCCGATTTTACGAACAACCTATGACACTTTTACAGTAGCAACTATGATTAATAGGGCAATGACTGACCAATTAATTAAAAAAGAAATTATGTTAGTAAATGATATTTTTACAAGACTTGAGGACACAAAGTTTTTATATATGGATCAAACAATATTGGATTACCGCCAGTTGAATGAATCCAGTAAACATTCACGCTTCCCAATTGTGAATCACAATATGCGTTTAGTAGGAATGATTACGGCTAAGGATACACTCGGTAAACTGGATAGTTTATCAATGGAACGGGTTATGACAAAGGATCCCGTCATTGCAAAAACCCATATGAGTGTCGCTAGTGTGGCCCATCGTATGATATGGGATGGCTTGGAAGTGTTGCCTGTTGTAAAGGATAACCTGCAGCTTTTAGGTATCATTTCAAGACAAGACGTGATGAAAGCCATGCAATTAGCGCAACGTCAGCCTCAAGTCGGTAATACTATTGAAGATCAAATTTTGAGTGGCCTTGAAGTTGTGGAACGTGAAACACCAGGAGATGAATTGCCAGTTTATCGCTTCCAAGTAACGCCGCAAATGACGAATAATATTGGGACGGTTTCCTTCGGAGTTTTGTGTGAAGTGATATCTAATGTTACTAAAAAAATACTCCATCAATTCCAAAAACGCAATGCAGTGATTGAGCAGATGGATGTTCATCATTTCAAAATGATCCAGATTGATAGTATTATAGATATCCGTACGAATATTTTTGAATTAGGAAGACGATCATCAAAACTAGACGTAGAAGTTTATTTAGAAAATTCGATTGTTGCGAAAGCAATTGTCGTTTGTCAAATTATGGAACGAACATAA
- a CDS encoding DHH family phosphoesterase, which translates to MLNELYESIYQAIKENQTIIIHRHVRPDPDALGSQLGLAHLIRQQFPEKTVYAVGEEEDSLMFIGKMDQVETDQYTDALVIVTDTANRPRIDDKRFSTGRALIKIDHHPDEDHYGDISLVNTQASSCSEIIADLSLYLAERLPLNTEAARALYAGIVGDTGRFLYAATSPRTMQIAAELMTFDFSASEIGQLMNTNSKKVANLSGFVLQNVEISDLGVGYIILSRDILEKFDATDSDTAPVVSLPGTIEGVMCWAIFVEQEYGGYRCRLRSKGPIINEVAKRHDGGGHPLASGANAKDLAEINQIIDEFEELMVEWSKQ; encoded by the coding sequence TTGTTAAATGAATTATATGAATCGATTTACCAAGCGATTAAAGAAAACCAAACAATTATTATCCATCGTCATGTTAGACCAGACCCTGATGCATTAGGGTCTCAACTAGGGCTAGCTCACTTAATTCGCCAACAATTTCCAGAAAAGACTGTTTACGCAGTGGGTGAAGAAGAGGATAGTTTAATGTTCATCGGAAAAATGGACCAAGTTGAAACAGACCAATATACGGATGCATTAGTGATTGTAACAGATACAGCTAACCGTCCGCGTATTGATGATAAACGATTTTCTACAGGCAGGGCACTTATTAAAATTGATCATCATCCTGATGAAGACCATTATGGCGATATTAGTTTGGTGAACACGCAAGCCAGTTCATGTAGTGAAATCATTGCAGATTTGTCACTTTATTTAGCAGAAAGATTGCCGTTGAATACAGAAGCTGCACGAGCACTTTATGCAGGTATCGTAGGAGATACTGGACGCTTTTTATATGCAGCGACTAGTCCACGGACCATGCAAATTGCTGCAGAATTAATGACATTTGATTTCTCAGCATCTGAAATTGGTCAATTAATGAATACAAACAGCAAGAAAGTGGCTAACTTATCGGGATTTGTTTTACAGAATGTGGAGATTAGTGATTTAGGAGTAGGTTATATTATCTTAAGCCGTGATATCCTAGAGAAATTCGATGCAACTGACAGTGATACAGCGCCAGTTGTATCGTTGCCTGGAACCATTGAAGGTGTTATGTGCTGGGCGATTTTTGTTGAACAAGAATACGGTGGTTACCGTTGCCGTTTACGTTCGAAAGGCCCAATCATTAATGAAGTAGCAAAACGTCATGATGGTGGTGGACATCCCTTAGCTAGTGGCGCAAACGCTAAAGATTTAGCCGAGATTAATCAAATTATTGATGAATTTGAAGAGTTGATGGTTGAATGGAGTAAACAATAA
- a CDS encoding DUF1189 family protein — MIPIALLTLIKTSFFNPGELWRAMDLSKRKSIALYLMICFFTTIPYFSSGLFQYDVLASNMASTEAYLPTFTIENDQIVFEPTLEKAIVSKTDFVTLIIDPNQKYDDNLKTRAIEAAPIGIVFGKDAITVYTSNRPIAFNYKDLNGTTDQFIRSFLLQFSQIGWLFIPLLILFSFLAGLIEASFYLLYLTIFANLWTSFMRIRLPFAVNWKMIMTAAVVPMALLAIMNSFGIQPGAQTLILLIIVIYMYNKGIKSYLKNIT; from the coding sequence GTGATCCCCATAGCCCTTTTAACTTTAATCAAAACGAGCTTCTTCAATCCAGGTGAATTATGGCGGGCGATGGATTTAAGTAAACGAAAATCCATTGCTTTATACCTAATGATTTGCTTTTTTACCACCATCCCTTATTTTTCATCGGGACTATTTCAATACGATGTTTTAGCTAGTAATATGGCAAGTACAGAAGCCTATTTACCTACTTTCACTATTGAAAATGATCAGATTGTCTTTGAACCTACCCTAGAGAAAGCGATTGTTAGTAAAACTGACTTTGTCACTCTGATTATTGATCCTAACCAAAAATATGATGACAACTTGAAAACAAGAGCAATTGAAGCAGCTCCCATAGGGATTGTTTTTGGAAAAGATGCGATTACCGTCTATACATCTAATCGTCCGATTGCTTTTAATTACAAAGATTTGAACGGTACAACTGATCAGTTTATCAGAAGTTTTTTGTTACAGTTTAGTCAAATCGGGTGGTTGTTTATTCCTTTGCTCATTCTATTTAGTTTTCTAGCTGGCCTCATCGAAGCTAGTTTTTATCTGCTTTATTTAACTATCTTTGCTAATCTATGGACATCCTTTATGAGAATACGCCTTCCCTTTGCTGTAAATTGGAAGATGATTATGACAGCAGCAGTCGTACCTATGGCACTATTAGCCATTATGAATAGTTTTGGTATTCAACCAGGTGCTCAAACCCTGATTTTGTTGATTATTGTCATCTATATGTATAATAAAGGAATTAAAAGTTATCTGAAAAATATCACCTAA
- a CDS encoding YfhO family protein — protein MLTFDGIDKKKKLLLLSFFMPFTILGLIYIFMGVFPFGNSTLLTIDLGQQYVDFYSYYRHTILHEPQAFFYSFVKGIGGDMVGLWGYYLNSPFNLLLLLFPQRLLAVGVTLLILLKISCSGLSFAYLLIKRFDGNDYLVPAFALSYALMGYTIANQLNVMWLDGLVLLPLIILGLEKLIDGESGLTYSLSLALMLFLHYYIGYMICLFLCFYFIFALSKQETSHHFKGLLKQTVRFAFYSILAATLAAFSLLPNFISLLGGKASYASDTINWGFDYPFIELLSKFYVGSFNFDQMPSGYPNLFVGSLALIGFLFYFFNKNFPLREKLTSVILVIIFFLSMNSQYLNKIWHGFQNPIWYPYRFSFLVCFFFILNGYRSIKKLDSFPLTFACLLLLAQTASALYVLDFNFDFVIPIQVLVTALFLIAMIILLLLKEVNYKWMPIVLLLLVSIEMTTNAAINLSRLSYVKMSPFNDYQLVLDDLLQGIRPQDDEFYRIEKVFQRSKNDSFQANYPSASHFSSTFEKEVPELYGYLGFPDGNGFVSYSSGTLFTDAFFAIKYLAQNNDLPSNLENNAAIYKIFPNSTRRDFNYYQKVNENYRTSIYQNPHAFSLAFAIPDAIKDVDLKDNDPIGNQERLLQAMTIDALPSSYYQEIGIESTVTSNVSSLASESVNQTYTKNDSTKDASIEFQFTPQTNESYYLTLDSRIDDEDTTLTLDGERLAYYKTYRNDQIINVASGQKGETIRFGFDLLEDSLTIRDLRVFRFRSDLFEELADQIQDNGLNISTFSQTHIEGTLTTSPDHTVFMMTIPYSEGWELHIDGQKTETYPVLNGLIGADIAPGEHTITLSYMTPYLKEGIAISIAGSVTVLIIILVKRRKK, from the coding sequence ATGTTGACGTTTGACGGCATCGATAAGAAAAAGAAATTATTACTCCTATCATTTTTCATGCCATTTACTATTTTAGGATTGATTTACATCTTTATGGGTGTCTTTCCTTTTGGTAATAGCACCTTGCTTACTATTGACTTGGGTCAACAATACGTTGACTTTTACAGCTATTATCGTCACACCATCCTGCATGAACCTCAAGCGTTTTTTTATTCGTTTGTAAAAGGTATCGGCGGTGACATGGTCGGTTTATGGGGTTATTATTTAAACAGCCCGTTCAACCTCTTACTCTTACTCTTCCCTCAGCGATTATTGGCTGTTGGTGTAACACTGTTAATTTTACTTAAAATATCATGTTCCGGTTTATCATTTGCCTACCTCTTAATAAAACGATTCGATGGCAATGACTATTTAGTGCCTGCCTTTGCCTTATCTTATGCCTTAATGGGTTATACTATTGCCAACCAGTTAAATGTTATGTGGTTAGATGGCTTAGTTCTATTACCCCTTATTATTCTGGGTTTAGAAAAGCTCATTGATGGTGAAAGTGGCCTAACTTATAGTCTAAGTCTCGCTCTTATGTTATTTTTACATTATTATATTGGCTATATGATTTGCTTGTTTTTATGTTTTTATTTTATATTCGCCTTATCCAAACAAGAAACTAGCCATCATTTTAAAGGTCTTCTTAAGCAAACTGTTCGCTTTGCCTTTTATTCCATTTTAGCAGCAACACTTGCTGCCTTTTCGCTCCTCCCTAATTTCATTTCATTACTAGGAGGAAAGGCAAGCTACGCTTCAGACACTATTAATTGGGGATTTGACTATCCTTTTATTGAATTGTTGTCTAAATTTTATGTCGGCTCTTTTAATTTCGATCAGATGCCTAGTGGCTATCCTAATTTATTTGTCGGAAGCCTCGCTTTAATTGGCTTTTTATTTTATTTCTTTAACAAGAATTTTCCATTAAGAGAAAAATTAACCTCTGTCATACTAGTCATCATCTTCTTTTTATCGATGAACAGTCAATACTTAAATAAAATTTGGCATGGTTTCCAAAATCCAATTTGGTATCCTTATCGTTTTTCGTTTTTAGTATGTTTTTTCTTTATTTTAAATGGCTATCGGAGTATTAAAAAATTAGACTCTTTCCCATTAACATTCGCCTGTCTACTACTGCTTGCTCAAACAGCTAGCGCTTTATATGTATTAGATTTCAACTTTGACTTTGTAATCCCTATTCAAGTTCTGGTCACTGCTCTCTTCCTTATCGCAATGATTATTTTACTCTTGTTAAAGGAAGTCAATTATAAATGGATGCCAATTGTCTTATTGTTACTGGTAAGCATTGAAATGACGACCAATGCGGCTATTAATTTGAGTCGATTGAGTTATGTTAAAATGTCACCTTTTAACGATTACCAACTCGTTCTAGATGACTTATTACAAGGAATTCGACCGCAAGATGATGAGTTTTACCGAATCGAAAAGGTCTTTCAACGGTCAAAAAATGACAGCTTCCAGGCCAATTATCCGTCTGCTTCACATTTCAGTTCAACTTTTGAAAAAGAGGTGCCTGAACTATATGGCTATCTTGGTTTTCCAGATGGCAATGGCTTCGTTTCTTATTCATCAGGAACTCTTTTTACAGATGCTTTTTTTGCGATTAAGTATTTAGCTCAGAATAATGACTTGCCTTCTAATTTAGAAAACAACGCAGCTATTTATAAGATTTTCCCTAATTCTACAAGACGTGATTTTAATTATTACCAAAAAGTAAACGAAAATTACCGAACGAGTATTTATCAAAATCCTCACGCCTTTTCACTAGCCTTCGCTATACCAGATGCTATTAAAGACGTTGATTTAAAAGATAATGATCCGATTGGCAATCAAGAACGCCTATTACAGGCAATGACTATCGATGCCCTACCTTCGTCCTACTATCAAGAAATCGGCATCGAATCAACTGTAACATCAAATGTATCTAGTCTAGCATCGGAATCCGTTAATCAGACCTATACAAAGAATGATTCCACCAAAGATGCGAGCATTGAATTTCAATTTACGCCACAAACAAATGAGTCCTATTATCTGACACTTGATTCTAGAATTGATGATGAAGATACCACACTCACTTTAGATGGCGAACGACTGGCCTACTATAAAACCTATCGTAACGATCAGATTATCAATGTCGCTAGTGGGCAAAAAGGTGAAACCATTCGCTTTGGCTTTGATTTATTAGAAGATAGTCTAACCATTCGAGACTTACGCGTGTTTCGCTTTAGAAGTGATTTATTTGAAGAGTTAGCTGACCAAATTCAAGATAATGGCCTTAATATTTCTACCTTTAGCCAGACCCATATCGAAGGAACGCTAACAACATCGCCAGACCATACCGTCTTTATGATGACCATTCCCTATTCTGAAGGTTGGGAGTTACATATCGATGGCCAAAAAACAGAAACATACCCTGTCTTGAATGGATTAATTGGCGCAGATATTGCGCCAGGAGAGCATACCATTACCCTTTCCTATATGACGCCTTACTTAAAAGAAGGTATTGCCATTTCAATAGCGGGCTCTGTGACTGTTCTAATAATCATTCTAGTCAAACGTCGTAAAAAGTAA